The Montipora foliosa isolate CH-2021 chromosome 14, ASM3666993v2, whole genome shotgun sequence genome window below encodes:
- the LOC137985667 gene encoding uncharacterized protein: MMKGSVSGKTLRAVDLATQKGASSWLTVVPIRDMNFDLNKSEFRHAVKLRYDWDVPDMPSVCVCGEHFNVDHAMICKRGGFVIQRHNELRDLQAEMLRMVCNGVETEPVLQDITGEELNRGANTAPDARLDIVARGFWERQRSAFFDVRICHPNADSYRDMDLNQIYRQHETEKKRQYASRVLEVEQATFTPLVFSTTGGMAPECKRYHSRLAELLATKKGESYATTMSWIRARVSFALLRSALLCLRGSRAKRRIHLELPDIDFDIERGHANIP, encoded by the coding sequence ATGATGAAGGGCTCCGTTTCTGGAAAAACTCTGAGAGCTGTGGACCTTGCCACTCAGAAAGGTGCTTCTAGCTGGCTTACTGTTGTGCCAATTAGAGATATGAACTTTGACCTAAATAAGAGTGAATTTCGACATGCGGTGAAACTGAGATATGACTGGGACGTACCTGATATGCCCTCTGTTTGTGTTTGCGGGGAACACTTTAATGTGGATCACGCTATGATATGCAAAAGGGGCGGTTTTGTCATCCAACGCCATAATGAGCTAAGGGATCTGCAGGCGGAAATGCTTCGCATGGTGTGCAATGGCGTTGaaactgaaccagttttacaagACATCACAGGAGAAGAGCTGAATAGGGGGGCCAACACCGCACCAGATGCGCGACTGGATATTGTAGCAAGGGGATTCTGGGAAAGGCAGAGGTCGGCTTTCTTCGATGTAAGAATTTGCCACCCAAATGCAGACTCTTACAGGGATATGGATCTAAACCAGATTTACAGGCAACATGAAACCGAGAAGAAGCGCCAGTACGCTAGCCGAGTTCTAGAAGTGGAGCAAGCTACATTCACGCCATTAGTTTTTAGTACGACAGGTGGAATGGCGCCAGAATGTAAGCGATACCACAGTAGGCTTGCTGAATTACTTGCTACAAAGAAGGGGGAAAGCTACGCGACTACCATGTCCTGGATTAGGGCTAGGGTGTCTTTTGCGTTGCTGAGATCAGCATTACTATGCTTGAGAGGTTCGCGAGCTAAGAGGAGGATCCATCTAGAATTGCCGGACATTGACTTTGACATCGAGAGAGGACATGCAAATATTCCTTGA